One part of the Mya arenaria isolate MELC-2E11 chromosome 3, ASM2691426v1 genome encodes these proteins:
- the LOC128226492 gene encoding uncharacterized protein LOC128226492 — MMRKCRVIKVLLWLIAIVMVPYLYMEITFPVRYMFRHANTSSSCIIPSLNPYDPSIMKYVWDPKPLTCDPSTNILTVDNHGLVIFNKSALAILKLSMNQLSCTYRILRRQNDDVSVKFDEPLTLSPPTRVNADFFYTECSIDGKLIFDQILTNVAKESVHRTTPLLEESAHHLSVVMFGVDSVSRSASIRKLPKTIRYLREELGSYDLKGYMKVGENTLPNLTPLLTGRRVWTSEVPIKDYTTDPFDPFPFLWRNFSERGAATLYAEDFPEIGTFTYLTRGFVRPPTDHYMRPFWLGAVDRERMRSKLGPIFLYLENKNVNLQGGGSTLCYKDRPKHVVLIDYLKQFLITYKNKRKMMFSFLVEFSHEYPNFLSYGDGDFLEFLKWMKTNGHLDNTVLVFFSDHGSRIDEIRNTFVGRIEDRMPMLHMVIPDHIKSKFPNVDTSLKINLNRLTTPFDVHQTMIDVLNSDFETPTKSFIDGTVRSLSLLKSIPEGRSCTDAWVPENYCACYTSTPVNVTDRTAKALAGAMIRDLNKRLAVEHQCATLALDRVTDVRHVLSGLQHTETDNKGISLMQFFRPEDRALQRYDLTIETVPGHGAFEATYHVTSGSEFRLVGDIVRVNKYGSQSACITDKLLRPLCYCKGQ, encoded by the exons ATGATGAGGAAGTGTCGTGTGATAAAAGTGTTGTTATGGTTAATTGCCATTGTAATGGTGCCATACTTGTACATGGAAATAACGTTTCCGGTGCGTTACATGTTCCGACATGCGAACACGAGCAGCTCGTGCATCATTCCCAGCCTGAATCCATACGACCCGTCCATCATGAAGTACGTATGGGATCCAAAACCGCTCACCTGTGACCCGTCAACCAACATTCTTACAGTAGATAACCATGGGCTTGTGATATTCAACAAAAGTGCCTTAGCTATTCTGAAACTTTCAATGAATCAACTTTCATGCACATACAGGATACTTCGACGTCAAAATGACGACGTTTCAGTAAAGTTTGACGAGCCGTTAACGCTGTCACCGCCCACACGAGTGAATGCAGATTTCTTTTATACAGAATGCTCAATTGACGGGAAGCTCATATTTGACCAAATTCTCACAAATGTTGCTAAGGAATCCGTGCATCGAACGACCCCTCTCCTGGAGGAGTCTGCTCACCATTTAAGTGTCGTCATGTTTGGTGTTGACTCCGTCTCCCGCTCGGCTTCCATACGGAAGCTGCCAAAAACCATCCGTTACCTTCGAGAAGAACTGGGCTCCTACGACCTTAAAGGTTATATGAAG GTTGGTGAAAACACGCTGCCAAATCTGACGCCGCTGTTGACTGGCCGGCGCGTGTGGACGTCTGAGGTCCCCATCAAGGACTACACCACCGACCCCTTCGACCCCTTTCCATTCCTATGGCGCAACTTCTCGGAGCGGGGCGCCGCAACACTGTACGCGGAGGACTTTCCGGAAATAGGCACGTTTACCTATCTCACACGTGGTTTTGTGAGGCCGCCCACCGACCATTATATGCGGCCCTTCTGGCTAGGCGCGGTTGACCGTGAGCGCATGCGCAGCAAACTTGGACCCATTTTTCTATACTTGGAGAACAAGAACGTGAATCTGCAGGGTGGTGGATCTACGCTGTGTTACAAAGACCGCCCAAAACATGTGGTTCTGATCgattatttgaaacaatttttaattacttacaaaaataagagaaaaatgatgttttctttCTTAGTTGAGTTTAGTCACGAATACCCAAACTTTCTTTCTTATGGCGATGGTGATTTCTTAGAGTTTTTGAAATGGATGAAAACTAATGGGCATTTAGACAATACAGTTTTAGTGTTTTTTAGTGACCATGGTTCTCGAATTGATGAAATTAGGAATACATTTGTGGGGAGAATTGAGGACCGCATGCCTATGCTGCACATGGTGATTCCAGATCATATAAAATCAAAGTTTCCAAATGTAGATACTAGTCTCAAAATTAATCTTAACCGATTAACCACACCGTTTGATGTTCATCAAACCATGATTGACGTCTTAAATAGTGATTTCGAAACACCAACAAAGTCTTTCATTGACGGCACCGTTCGCAGTCTTAGTTTACTTAAATCCATACCAGAGGGTCGCTCGTGCACGGACGCCTGGGTGCCGGAGAACTATTGCGCGTGCTACACGTCCACGCCCGTCAACGTCACAGACCGGACAGCCAAAGCTTTGGCGGGAGCCATGATCAGAGATCTCAACAAACGGCTAGCAGTCGAGCATCAGTGTGCCACACTCGCGTTAGACCGGGTGACTGACGTCCGACACGTGCTGAGCGGCCTACAACACACGGAAACGGACAACAAAGGAATTTCTTTGATGCAGTTTTTCCGGCCGGAAGATCGCGCCTTGCAGCGGTATGACCTCACCATTGAGACCGTCCCCGGTCACGGAGCATTCGAGGCGACATATCACGTGACCTCTGGTTCGGAGTTCCGCTTGGTAGGCGATATTGTCCGTGTGAACAAGTATGGGAGCCAATCGGCCTGTATCACAGACAAGCTGCTCAGACCTCTGTGTTACTGTAAGGGTCAGTAG
- the LOC128228566 gene encoding anaphase-promoting complex subunit 15-like — protein sequence MSAPIFPKLIPCATDPLWFTVDKPCDDENELTELENEYKSWIDSISRKDDHIVPIGKTASEQCDDEDDEDDEEGEDDDDESDTNDDELASDMIDDRDSPDDVDMEGNGMAMT from the exons ATGTCAGCTCcaatatttccaaaattgattccttgcGCAACTGATCCTCTTTGGTTTACTGTCGATAAACCTtgcgatgatgaaaatgagCTTACTGAACTGGAGAATGAATACAAATCTTGG ATTGACAGCATCTCCAGGAAGGATGATCACATTGTTCCTATTGGAAAGACAGCCTCAGAG CAAtgtgatgatgaagatgatgaggatgatgaagAGGGagaagacgatgatgatgagAGTGACACCAACGATGATGAACTCGCCTCTGATATGATCGATGACAGAGACTCACCTGACgat